In Pyrus communis chromosome 1, drPyrComm1.1, whole genome shotgun sequence, the following are encoded in one genomic region:
- the LOC137707665 gene encoding EIN3-binding F-box protein 1-like, which yields MPALVNSSGDDDFYPGGSFYSNPMDLGCLLSMGSHVDVYCPPSKRARISSQYASGRSDFEQVKNPSINVLPDECLFEIFRRLKGGKERSSCASVSKKWLMLLSSIRKVDLCKSPVVDNSDDAEMITGDEDQEQENDGFLTRCLEGKKATDIRIAAIAVGTSSRGGLGKLSIRGSNSFRGVTNLGLSAVAQGCPSLKSLSLWNISSVGDEGLIEIAKGCPLLEKLDLCQCPSISNKGLIAIAENCPNLNSLNIESCSRIGNEGLQAIGKSCSKLQSVSVRDCVLVGDHGVSSLLSSASSVLMKLKLQALNITDFSLAVIGHYGNAVTNLVLSGLQNVSEKGFWVMGNAQALQNLVSLTITSCRGTTDVSLEAIGKGCTSLKQMCLRKCCFVSDNGLVAFAKAAGSLESLQLEECNRVTQSGIISALTNCGEKLRSLTLVKCMGIKDVSLAVPMTSSCRSLRSLSIRNCPGFGSASLAMVGRLCPQLHNIDLSGLYGMTDAGILSLLESLEEGLVKVNLNGCLNLTDKVVVSLVSLHGETLEVLNLDGCRKITDASLVTIANNCLFLRELDVSKCAITDSGLAALSSAEQINLQVLSISSCSEISHKSLPSLKKLGQTLMGLNLQHCTAISNRSIELLVDSLWRCDILA from the exons ATGCCTGCCCTCGTTAATTCTAGTG GTGACGATGATTTCTACCCTGGGGGTTCTTTTTACTCAAATCCCATGGATTTGGGTTGCCTGTTGTCAATGGGCTCCCATGTGGATGTGTATTGCCCTCCTAGCAAGCGGGCGCGCATCAGTTCCCAATACGCCTCTGGAAGGAGCGATTTTGAACAAGTTAAGAATCCGTCAATCAACGTTCTTCCCGATGAATGCCTCTTTGAGATTTTCAGGCGCCTCAAGGGTGGTAAAGAGAGGAGCTCTTGTGCATCCGTCTCTAAGAAGTGGCTTATGCTCTTAAGCAGTATCCGGAAGGTTGATCTATGCAAGAGCCCTGTTGTCGACAATTCCGATGACGCTGAAATGATCACTGGTGATGAAGATCAAGAACAGGAAAATGATGGTTTCCTCACAAGGTGCTTGGAAGGGAAGAAAGCAACGGATATTAGAATTGCTGCTATTGCTGTTGGAACCAGTAGCCGTGGAGGACTAGGAAAGCTATCGATCCGAGGTAGCAACTCATTCCGTGGAGTTACCAACCTTGGCCTCTCGGCAGTTGCTCAGGGATGCCCTTCTCTCAAGTCTCTTTCATTGTGGAACATCTCTTCCGTTGGTGACGAAGGCCTGATTGAGATTGCTAAAGGATGCCCTTTGTTGGAGAAGCTTGATCTTTGCCAGTGCCCTTCAATTTCCAACAAGGGTTTGATTGCAATCGCAGAGAActgcccaaatttaaattctttGAATATCGAATCGTGTTCAAGGATTGGGAACGAGGGCTTGCAAGCTATTGGAAAGTCTTGCTCCAAGTTGCAGTCCGTATCTGTCAGGGACTGCGTTCTTGTTGGCGATCATGGAGTATCTAGTCTGTTATCATCAGCTTCTTCCGTGCTGATGAAGTTAAAGCTTCAGGCTTTGAACATCACGGATTTCTCTCTTGCCGTGATTGGACATTATGGAAACGCTGTTACCAATTTAGTTCTCAGTGGTCTCCAGAATGTTAGCGAGAAAGGTTTTTGGGTCATGGGTAATGCTCAAGCTTTGCAGAATCTGGTTTCATTGACAATCACATCATGCCGGGGAACAACAGATGTCAGTCTTGAAGCCATTGGCAAGGGATGCACAAGTTTGAAGCAGATGTGTCTTCGCAAGTGTTGCTTTGTATCCGACAACGGGCTGGTAGCTTTTGCCAAAGCTGCAGGATCACTTGAGAGCCTGCAACTGGAGGAGTGTAACAGGGTGACACAATCGGGAATAATTTCTGCCCTCACAAACTGCGGAGAAAAGCTGAGATCTCTCACCTTAGTGAAGTGCATGGGAATCAAGGATGTAAGTTTAGCAGTACCTATGACCTCTAGTTGCAGATCACTTCGATCCTTGTCCATCCGAAACTGCCCTGGGTTCGGTAGTGCTAGCCTGGCCATGGTAGGAAGGTTGTGCCCTCAGCTACATAATATAGACTTGAGTGGTCTATATGGAATGACAGATGCAGGGATTCTCTCACTTCTCGAGAGCTTGGAGGAAGGGCTTGTCAAAGTGAATCTTAACGGATGCTTGAATTTGACGGATAAAGTTGTTGTGTCGTTGGTTAGTCTGCATGGGGAAACCCTAGAGGTACTGAATCTTGATGGGTGCAGGAAGATTACTGATGCAAGCTTGGTGACAATCGCAAACAACTGCTTGTTTCTTCGTGAGCTAGATGTGTCGAAGTGTGCAATCACTGACTCTGGCCTTGCTGCCCTTTCTTCCGCAGAGCAGATCAACTTGCAAGTCCTTTCCATTTCTAGCTGTTCCGAAATCTCACACAAAAGCCTCCCTTCCCTGAAAAAATTGGGCCAGACCTTGATGGGGTTGAATCTCCAACATTGTACTGCTATCAGCAACAGATCAATTGAGCTGCTTGTGGACAGCTTGTGGAGATGTGATATCTTGGCCTAA